Proteins co-encoded in one Halorussus lipolyticus genomic window:
- a CDS encoding DUF5815 family protein, protein MAEPRVPGGRGAKLELPCGESVHVHDLDMGMREYDCDCGDNHAVVTDVHPPSRFVPEFLVNVLRETVETDDDLGEFGTAHIMGVVLEEFPGEVVSENVEDDQDVGYALVWLTDFDSRRLHEIVVELIVELMEHAVSHAENDDAMTEFEEEMLDFDVSEFVEQYRSERDFSGPHDRAV, encoded by the coding sequence CGCGTTCCGGGCGGTCGCGGGGCGAAACTCGAACTCCCCTGCGGCGAGTCAGTACACGTCCACGACCTCGACATGGGGATGCGTGAGTACGACTGCGACTGCGGCGACAACCACGCGGTCGTGACCGACGTCCATCCGCCCTCCCGCTTCGTCCCCGAGTTCCTCGTGAACGTCCTCAGAGAGACCGTCGAGACCGACGACGACCTCGGCGAGTTCGGTACGGCCCACATCATGGGCGTCGTACTGGAGGAGTTCCCCGGCGAGGTCGTCAGCGAGAACGTCGAGGACGACCAAGACGTCGGCTACGCGCTGGTGTGGCTGACCGACTTCGACTCCCGGCGTCTCCACGAAATCGTGGTCGAACTCATCGTGGAACTGATGGAACACGCCGTCAGTCACGCCGAGAACGACGACGCGATGACCGAGTTCGAGGAGGAGATGCTCGACTTCGACGTCTCGGAGTTTGTCGAGCAGTACCGGAGCGAGCGCGATTTCTCCGGCCCGCACGACCGCGCGGTCTGA